A single genomic interval of Aureliella helgolandensis harbors:
- a CDS encoding NHL repeat-containing protein, with translation MIDRPRIRITTTLPRLAWQAVAMASLACWIATGSSILQDAAAQDAVSSSLDAAAQGGALQVYPLDVTLNKEGNAFVADRSLHGVWQWKDEKLSILFEGSPKFRTPLNAAYSIATDVDGTLLVGDSATREVYRIGDDAVPKPITGGKIGIPIDIAVKSDGTIYVADLELRRLVRIPAGTGDVEAVASVNPRGVFADHQDRVWVVSQNPQQLLMVSDAGEVTAIVKERTFEFPHQVVVNRAGEAFVTDGYKKAIWRVKPGAAAEVFSSGAPLDGPVGIALDANDQLVVVDPRAQAVFRIDADGKAEEWFKIQKSK, from the coding sequence ATGATTGATCGCCCACGAATTCGAATCACCACTACTCTCCCTCGGCTAGCCTGGCAGGCGGTGGCTATGGCCAGCCTTGCATGCTGGATTGCAACCGGCAGCTCGATCTTACAGGATGCTGCAGCGCAGGATGCGGTGTCCTCCTCGCTCGACGCGGCAGCGCAGGGGGGGGCACTGCAGGTCTATCCGCTCGATGTGACCCTCAATAAAGAGGGCAATGCCTTTGTAGCAGACCGCTCTTTGCACGGAGTATGGCAGTGGAAAGATGAGAAACTATCGATCCTGTTCGAAGGCTCGCCCAAGTTTCGTACCCCTCTGAATGCCGCTTATTCGATTGCCACCGACGTTGACGGGACGCTATTGGTTGGTGATTCAGCCACGCGAGAGGTTTATCGCATCGGTGACGACGCGGTGCCAAAACCGATTACGGGGGGCAAAATCGGAATTCCCATCGACATTGCCGTGAAGTCGGACGGAACGATCTATGTCGCTGATTTGGAGCTGCGAAGACTCGTGCGCATACCTGCCGGAACCGGCGATGTCGAAGCGGTGGCAAGCGTCAATCCACGCGGTGTGTTCGCGGATCATCAAGACCGCGTTTGGGTCGTTTCTCAGAATCCGCAGCAGTTGCTAATGGTGTCCGACGCGGGGGAGGTGACAGCGATTGTCAAAGAACGCACTTTTGAATTCCCTCACCAAGTCGTGGTGAATCGAGCCGGCGAAGCCTTTGTCACTGACGGCTATAAGAAAGCGATATGGAGAGTTAAGCCAGGAGCAGCCGCTGAAGTCTTCAGCAGCGGAGCTCCTTTGGATGGGCCAGTCGGTATTGCGTTGGATGCCAACGACCAACTCGTGGTGGTCGATCCGCGGGCTCAAGCGGTGTTTCGCATCGATGCCGACGGGAAGGCAGAAGAGTGGTTCAAAATCCAAAAATCGAAGTAA